One window of Diabrotica undecimpunctata isolate CICGRU chromosome 8, icDiaUnde3, whole genome shotgun sequence genomic DNA carries:
- the LOC140447995 gene encoding rhythmically expressed gene 2 protein-like isoform X2, with translation MKPLSQLRLITFDVTDTLLQFKLSPGQQYGEIGALYGISCDKKVLNNHFKTQFRKMSQEHPNFGRNTGLGWERWWQTVVKDSFKDCDINCDNEKLDQVATHLLDLYRGPEVWQVAHGAYGLLSFLRSKGMTLGVVSNYDPRLRHVLINTRLRHYFQFVLISYNVGFEKPDPKIFLEAMSSAKLENLEAKECLHIGDQKSLDYDGARNCGWHAVLVDDKEKYPDIDKEHVFKNFLEVLEPFDIMHVGLHE, from the exons atgaaGCCCCTTTCTCAGTTAAGATTGATAACATTTGATGTAACAGATACTTTACTGCAATTTAAATTGAGCCCTGGTCAGCAATATGGAGAAATTGGTGCTCTCTATGGAATTTCCTGCGATAAAAAGGTTTTGAATAATCATTTTAAAACTCAATTTCGAAAAATGAGTCAAGAACATCCAAATTTTGGACGTAATACAGGTCTGGGATGGGAAAGGTGGTGGCAAACAGTTGTTAAAGACTCTTTCAAAGACTGTGATATAAATTGTGATAATGAAAAATTAGATCAGGTAGCAACTCATCTACTTGATCTGTACAGAGGTCCAGAAGTATGGCAAGTAGCACATGGAGCATATGGACTTTTATCTTTTCTTAGAAGTAAAG GTATGACGCTAGGAGTAGTGTCAAATTATGACCCTAGGTTAAGACACGTCTTGATCAACACCAGACTCAGGCACTATTTTCAGTTTGTGCTGATATCCTATAATGTAGGATTTGAAAAACCTGATCCTAAGATTTTTCTTGAAGCAATGTCTTCGGCTAAACTTGAAAATCTAGAAGCAAAGGAATGTTTACATATAGGAGATCAAAAATCTTTAGATTATGATGGTGCAAGAAACTGTGGATGGCATGCCGTTTTAGTTGATGACAAAGAAAAGTATCCAGATATCGATAAAGAACatgtttttaaaa ATTTCTTAGAAGTTTTGGAGCCATTTGATATAATGCATGTAGGACTTCATGAATAG
- the LOC140447995 gene encoding rhythmically expressed gene 2 protein-like isoform X1 has product MKPLSQLRLITFDVTDTLLQFKLSPGQQYGEIGALYGISCDKKVLNNHFKTQFRKMSQEHPNFGRNTGLGWERWWQTVVKDSFKDCDINCDNEKLDQVATHLLDLYRGPEVWQVAHGAYGLLSFLRSKGMTLGVVSNYDPRLRHVLINTRLRHYFQFVLISYNVGFEKPDPKIFLEAMSSAKLENLEAKECLHIGDQKSLDYDGARNCGWHAVLVDDKEKYPDIDKEHVFKSLFDIHKHFIKTSGESLFFHTV; this is encoded by the exons atgaaGCCCCTTTCTCAGTTAAGATTGATAACATTTGATGTAACAGATACTTTACTGCAATTTAAATTGAGCCCTGGTCAGCAATATGGAGAAATTGGTGCTCTCTATGGAATTTCCTGCGATAAAAAGGTTTTGAATAATCATTTTAAAACTCAATTTCGAAAAATGAGTCAAGAACATCCAAATTTTGGACGTAATACAGGTCTGGGATGGGAAAGGTGGTGGCAAACAGTTGTTAAAGACTCTTTCAAAGACTGTGATATAAATTGTGATAATGAAAAATTAGATCAGGTAGCAACTCATCTACTTGATCTGTACAGAGGTCCAGAAGTATGGCAAGTAGCACATGGAGCATATGGACTTTTATCTTTTCTTAGAAGTAAAG GTATGACGCTAGGAGTAGTGTCAAATTATGACCCTAGGTTAAGACACGTCTTGATCAACACCAGACTCAGGCACTATTTTCAGTTTGTGCTGATATCCTATAATGTAGGATTTGAAAAACCTGATCCTAAGATTTTTCTTGAAGCAATGTCTTCGGCTAAACTTGAAAATCTAGAAGCAAAGGAATGTTTACATATAGGAGATCAAAAATCTTTAGATTATGATGGTGCAAGAAACTGTGGATGGCATGCCGTTTTAGTTGATGACAAAGAAAAGTATCCAGATATCGATAAAGAACatgtttttaaaagtttgtttgaTATtcataagcattttattaaaacttCTGGCGAATCATTATTTTTTCATACGgtataa